A stretch of DNA from Oncorhynchus keta strain PuntledgeMale-10-30-2019 chromosome 17, Oket_V2, whole genome shotgun sequence:
aacctacaaagcattacatgggcattacatgggcttgctcctacctatctctacCTATCtgtctgatttggtcctgccgtacatacctacacgtacgctacggtcacaagacgcaggcctcctaattgtccctagaatttctaagcaaacagctggaggcagggctttctcctatagacctccatttttatggaacggtctgcctacccatgtcagagacgcaaactcggtctcaacctttaagtctttactgaagactcatctcttcagtgggtcatatgattgagtgtagtctggcccaggagtgggaaggtgaacggaaaggctctggagcaacgaaccgcccttgctgtctccgcctggccggttcccctctttccactgggattctctgcctctaaccctattacaggggctgagtcactggcttactggggctctctcatgccgtccctggaaggggtgcgtcacctgagtgggttgattcactgatgttgtcatcctgtctgggttggctcccccccttgggttgtgtcatggcggagatctttgtgggctatactcagccttgtctcagggtggtaagttggtggttgaagttatccctctagtggtgtgtgggctgtgatttggcaaagtgggtggggttatatccttcctgtttggccctgtccgggggtgtcctcggatggggccacagtgtctcctgacccctcctgtctcagcctccagtatttatgctgccgtagtttatgtgtcggggggctagggtcagtttgttatatctggagtacttctcctgtcctattcggtgtcctgtgtgaatctaagtgtgcattctctaattctctccttctctctttctttctctctctcggaggacctgagccttaggaccatgccccaggtctacctgacatgatgactccttgctgtccccagtccacctggccgtgctgctgctccagtttcaactgtgctgccttattattattcgaccatgctggtcatttatgaacatttgaacatcttggccatgttctgttataaactccacccggcacagccagaagaggactggccaccccacatatgctctctctaattctctttctttctctctctcggaggacctgagccctaggaccatgccccaggactacctgacatgactccttgctgtccccagtccacctgaccgtgctgctgctccagtttcaactgttctgccttattattatacgaccatgctggtcatttatgaacatttgaacatcttggccatgttctgttataatctccacccggcacagccagaagaggactggccaccccacatagcctggttcctctctaggtttcttcctaggttttggcctttctaaggagtttttcctagccaccgtgcttctacacctgcattgcttgctgtttggggttttaggctgggtttctgtacagcactttgagatatcagctgatgtacgaagggctatataaatacatttgatttgatttgatttgaggattACCACCTACCTCCGACTGGGCTCTCGATGTGGTTGGAGGTGTTTTGAGAAGGAGAGGAAACGAGGGACGAAGAGGTGAAAGACAAAAACGGGGTGagaggtggagatgagggagagaaagagctggggagagagcgagatgatATGGGAAGTAAGTGAGAGAGGGAAGTGggacaagggagggaggagggggatggggagggaggagaggtggagatgtAGCTGGTTGTTGACTGGACCAGGTAAGTGGTCGTTGTTGTGGTAGTGGGGGCCAATCTTGAGACTTGTGTTGTTGATTTAGGTGCTGGAACTTTAGGTGTCGTCTTGACCCTGTTTTTCACAGTTCTGGTAGTAGTTGGTGCTGATGTTGGGACTGTTGTAGTGTTCATAGTTTTTGTTGTGGTCTGGACTTTAGGTGTTGTGATATCCAAATGATTCTCTAAATCTGCATGGGGTGAGTGAAGGCATCAACATGTCAATTTTCTAAAGTAAAACACATTCAAACTATTTTTCAAATGCATTTATCATTGAAACATGTTTATGATCAATACTTTGCTTTAGTTAATTTAACATGCATTATAATTAAATATATACAAGTTATATGTACCTGTTAAATTGAAACAAAACACATGAAAGGGTGTTTTAATCGGTGCTCTCCATGTTATTAACCCAATGTTATTCCTGCCACATTTCATGCTCTTCACAATGCGAGGGATAACTGCAACCTGTTTATCTATCCAGCCATATCTGTTTGAAAGACCACACATGAGATATTATTTTGTAGTGGATATTTAAAAGAGATATTTTATTTGTGCTGTGCTTGTTACAAATGTATTGGTCAAATGTATAATGTCTCTAGGAGATGTACAGTACAGATCTCCAACTTTAACCATACAGGAATTGTTACTTCTTGGAATTTATATGAATAAATATTTTACTATTTTGGTTAAACATGTAGAACTATCGACGTACTTTAACAAGCCTATTACCTCCACGATCCTGTatctgcacacatacacaatttgCACTCCCTTAAAAAGGGGACATACCCAGTGGGACATTTCTGCCACCACTCCACCCTACAGTGTTCAGCATACCCGCATGTCTCCAGTCCATGTTGTTGAGCAGTATGGACCTGTTCCCAGGTCGCTATGGTGATGTTCAGGAAGAGGCACATGGCTCTAGCCTGAGAGGCGTTCAGGGCATATTGATTCCCGTAAGACACCATGGACACTCCAGAGTTTCTGCCAACCTCAGGGAAAACTGCACAAGTCAAATCCATCAGATGGAATGTATTGCATTAAGAGTAGACTACACACAAGAGTACTGaaaacagcaacaaaaaaaaacattattactCTTATTTAAATAGATCTATGTATAATGCATTATAAGACTGGTCATAAGTTGTTGACTTTGAATAACTTGTTATAATGTCTTACCATCATCTAAAAATGATCCTAAATGACTTAATGTTTCATCCATTAAAGAAATTCCACATAGAAATACATGACATATTATAAGCACTTAAGACTTTATGAGTGCTCATGCATGCTTATAACAAATAATAAAGCATTCTATCTGATTGCTTCCGGGAAGTGAAATCAAAATGGTTATAAATATGTATTGCCCGGGTCCATAGCAATGAAACAGAACTCTAAACATCTGCAGCATCCCTTCTTTCATattgatacatttacattttttaaaatcccaTCATACCAAAAAAGGTGCCTTACCTTTAATGAGATTGAATTCAAAAGTCAGTGCATACACAGCCATGGTGAACAGAAGGCAAGAAAAGAGCCAGACCCTTGCCATGGTTTGTCTGGTAACATTTAATATCAGACTCTTAATGGTGCACTATAGTGAAGATGCTACCAGAATAAAAGAGAGTGAGCGGGGCAACTTTCGCCAAACAATGTCCACTTCCAGGGGTGACGACAGAGGTTGTGTCCAAAATGCCCCCTTACatgtatgggccctggtcaaaagtagtgccctttAAAGGGAattagggtaccatttgagacaTAGTCAGAAAGGACACTGGGAAagaggaaacaggaagaggggccAAATCTGTTTGGAGCCCCCGAATCGGGGGCCACACATACCTTTAAAAACCAAATGGGGGCAGCTCTGGAGCACAGCCTGTTCTGGATTCACCTCTcacacatatttttttttattattacatAATAACATATGGATTGTGAAATAACATATTTTATTTGTAGAATATATTTTGGGTTCAGGAGGAGGGCGAATGTGAGCATTTGACCCAGGGTGAATTCATCATGAGATGCGATGAAATGTCATAACAAACAGCCAATGCATTGTCTACAAATGCACATAATATCATATGTAGCGGTTGATTTAGACCACAGTATCTGCCAGACAGGAAAACAATCAAGGACCCATTCCTCATTTCGACAGGACCGGTTTTCAACCACTTCTGTTTTTGTCTCGCCAGCAGTTCTAGCAGAGTTATGGTTTGTGTGACAGGCCAATCTATAAGTGGAGGAAGAGGCTCTTCTTCACAACATAGCACTGATTCTCAAGGGGTTTCCCCCCTGCTGCTTTTTGACCTGGTGATTGGAAGCTCTTCCCATCTCTTTAGATCAACATGGAACTGTAGGCTACCTGTCGCCAGGCACTCACATGAAAGAATACAGGCTACAGCGTGTTCACTTAACCCAGTGAGGGTCAGTGGGTGcaacaaatatatttttaaagggAGGCTTGGCTGAGGACGATGTTGTGGCTTCGTTGTCGGGTTACTGCTTGAGATCGGAAACTATGTTTTAAGAATGGGACACGTTAACGAGTGATGTTCGGAATCAGAATTTTTTTCTCTCACACAACATGAAAGACTTGCCAATTCCCcttcccataatgacatcaagaGAGTCATTAAGAAGACAGGAGGAAAGCCATTGTTGAATGAAAACAACTCATCAAACTACTAAACGATGCCACACTGCCTCCATCTTCCTGATAaacaacataaacacacacagaggaaatgtttttaaaaaatcccGTATTTTCTCTGCGTCACAGATTTTATGGTCTCATCTTCTGATCTGTAGATTTCCACGGCAAAACACCACATTTGATTGGTCCCATAGGAAACACAGGAAGTGGGTCATAATGTATGGGATATTAGTATTGAGTCTTGTGATGTAATGCACGGTTCATAAACTGaggattgggggggggggtcctaTCCTTTAAAACAGTTGCCACAATGATATAGTTCTGTGTTGAAATCTACACTGGATTGGTGtatagcagtggttcccaacctttttcaattactgtaccaccaactgtaTTTTGGCCTGGAGTACCCCTCTGGCTTTGTACCTGACTTGCACATCTTAGACCACCTTTTGCAAAACTTTAAATACAAATGTCATCAGTGAATAAAAAAATTCACTGTTGTGTTTTGTTCACATAATAGTAAGACATTATTTTCATCAGAAGATACATTTGTGCACTTATGTTAACTGTTTCCGGCAGTCAGTAAATACTACTGCACAAAATTATAAATCATCCCATCAGTGTCATACCATGTACCATATAGGAAATATCTAGGCAATGGGACTGTAATGTTTATTTGTTACAATATCGTGGACATGCATAGATGCAGAGAATGAAGTTTGGTTAGTTCTAAGTAACTTTGGGTTACTCAGAAGTCACCATCTCCAACATTGTGACCTTCCATCACAGAGCTTTACTTTGGTGTGGATTGAGGCCTATACAGTCATATTAGTTGTGTTCCTTCACTGTATTCATCTTTCCTTATTTCTAttgtggattgtgtttctgtgCACCAATGGTCTACATAACTGAGCAAACCAGCCTGTGTTGAATACATGGATTTGGATGATACCGATTATTGAATCCAGCACACAATGTgcttatttttatttaaatttttatCAGGAACAATATTTGTTTTGATGTGTATGAAATATGTTGGTAAAATATGCATGAAAGGAGAGTAATTCTGCACCTTTGAATATTAATACTTCCAATTTTGCTCATAATGATTTAGTgactgcattttttttttttcatctatCTACTGGGATTTTTAAAAGACAGACTTTGTTTTGTCTGCTTGAACTTGATGGATAGGTATGATTTTGTTTAATCTTTTTTGCAGGCAGTCGTGTTCTTTTGATTAATGTATTTGCAGTTTTCACATTATAATATAGTTTTGATTAATATATGTATCTTTTGAAAATGCATTTACTGTTTTGAAAATCGACGTCATTCCAAAAAAATGCTTGTACAGAGTGATAAAAACAGTAAATTGTACATCTGAATATCTCAGTGTTAAAGACCTTGTCAAGCACATCCTGCCTGTTCAAGGTTATTGTAAAATACAGCCCTACACAGGTCTTGTGTCAAGGCCATTCTTCCTGGATACCATGCCAACCCCCAAACAATACATCCAAAGCGCATCATTCATAGAATACAGGAATTTCCCCAATTAAAATTTGTATAGATGTAGTTTCAGTTATACAGGTTTCTCATTGAGATACtatctcttttc
This window harbors:
- the lyve1b gene encoding lymphatic vessel endothelial hyaluronic receptor 1b yields the protein MARVWLFSCLLFTMAVYALTFEFNLIKVFPEVGRNSGVSMVSYGNQYALNASQARAMCLFLNITIATWEQVHTAQQHGLETCGYGWIDKQVAVIPRIVKSMKCGRNNIGLITWRAPIKTPFHVFCFNLTDLENHLDITTPKVQTTTKTMNTTTVPTSAPTTTRTVKNRVKTTPKVPAPKSTTQVSRLAPTTTTTTTYLVQSTTSYISTSPPSPSPSSLPCPTSLSHLLPISSRSLPSSFSPSSPPLTPFLSFTSSSLVSSPSQNTSNHIESPVGAISTALLVVLPLLAAAVAVCYYKTTRGVFPIQFWRRGEHNLKDDIETEMWRHMDSEMDLQDPQQREGGEENGDRKFTSDIIVSNPETTTNGP